Part of the Salinigranum rubrum genome is shown below.
GTCGTAGACGAGTCCACGCCGCTCGGCCTCCCGGACGAAGTCGACGACGAGCGCCCGGAACTGCGACCGGGCCGTCCGTTCTTCCTCGCGGGCGTACCCGACCGCCCGCGCGAGGACGTCCTCGTCGAAGCCGTACTCCTCCGCGACGACGTCCGCCGCGACGCCGAGTGCGTCGAGCGAGAGGTCCGCGGCGGTGGGCTCTCTCCCCGCGTGGTGGAGCGCCGGCGGCCGCGCGCGTTCCGCGTACTCGGGGTCGGCCGCGATGCGGGCGAGATACGTCCGGACGGTCGTGAGATCAACCTCGCGGTAGTCGGCTGCTAACCCGTCGAGGTACTCGCCTGCCGACCGCGCGAGCTTTCGCGCCCCGCTCCAGTTCCGCCGTCGCCCGTGGTAGA
Proteins encoded:
- a CDS encoding DUF309 domain-containing protein, translated to MRASLTAGITVYNAGEHHAAHDAWEATWLELESGTDDERFLHGLIQFTAVVYHGRRRNWSGARKLARSAGEYLDGLAADYREVDLTTVRTYLARIAADPEYAERARPPALHHAGREPTAADLSLDALGVAADVVAEEYGFDEDVLARAVGYAREEERTARSQFRALVVDFVREAERRGLVYDRLRDHVQRRRREETDVEGLFE